From Argopecten irradians isolate NY chromosome 2, Ai_NY, whole genome shotgun sequence, the proteins below share one genomic window:
- the LOC138313212 gene encoding uncharacterized protein, producing the protein MPGRRTRQSRRRQPDPFTDISDEENVAVANITSDEDQGTAGIALSHKPEEINTEDTGNEEGLALNQTLKWLAETMMAMQSTFETSLTAIKMATSPFTDKETWKTWFSRFETVADRCRWGHEERLDQLLPRLQGKAGEFVLDQLTKRERNNYKILVRELNNRYRVIESSKTYAAQFSRRNQKPSESVEEYAAELKRLYDKAHKRRDTYTRTEDLLRKFFDGVYNEKASFEVEFHKDPKNIDEAVFHVVNYIETKRMPNRRIEDDDQNARKMRKVEAEQCSDASENEWQDEDFIKNHNSVRAVNTVNKEKNKQRTEVSNESQSAEGVDDEMKDILVKACEQITSRMNKSPTNLDDRRCYTCNEVGHISRNCPLRNQSHNCNMDGQRLEGRGNSMNDSNGTEGEMTLVIPGTFLMDNMHMVEPLAHITSLERKLLLLVGFLQDRTILLVKRLLMEIYEALELLK; encoded by the exons ATGCCAGGGAGAAGAACCAGACAATCCAGGAGAAGACAACCCGACCCATTTACAGATATTTCTGATGAAGAAAATGTTGCTGTAGCTAATATTACAAGTGATGAAGATCAAGGGACAGCAGGGATTGCCCTTTCTCACAAACCTGAAGAAATTAATACTGAAGATACAGGGAATGAAGAAGGTTTAGCATTGAACCAGACCTTGAAGTGGTTGGCAGAAACCATGATGGCCATGCAGTCCACATTTGAAACCAGTTTGACAGCTATCAAAATGGCA ACTTCCCCCTTCACAGATAAAGAGACTTGGAAGACATGGTTTAGCAGGTTCGAGACTGTAGCCGACAGATGTAGATGGGGACACGAGGAACGTCTAGATCAGCTATTACCTAGACTACAGGGTAAAGCTGGAGAATTTGTGCTTGATCAACTTACTAAACGGGAGCGTAACAACTATAAAATACTGGTACGAGAACTTAATAACAGATACAGAGTGATTGAGTCATCGAAAACCTATGCAGCTCAATTTAGCAGAAGAAATCAGAAACCTAGTGAGTCTGTAGAGGAATATGCAGCCGAACTGAAGAGACTGTATGATAAAGCTCATAAAAGGAGAGATACATATACTAGGACTGAAGATTTACTCAGAAAATTCTTCGATGGTGTATACAATGAAAAGGCAAGTTTTGAAGTTGAATTTCATAAAGATCCAAAGAACATTGATGAAGCTGTATTCCATGTTGTGAATTATATAGAAACGAAGAGAATGCCTAATCGTAGAATAGAAGATGATGATCAGAATGCCAGAAAGATGAGAAAAGTTGAAGCTGAACAATGCTCAGATGCAAGTGAAAATGAATGGCAGGACGAGGACTTTATCAAGAACCATAACTCAGTCAGGGCTGTGAATACTGTAAATAAGGAGAAGAACAAACAGAGAACTGAAGTCAGTAATGAAAGTCAGAGTGCTGAGGGAGTTGATGATGAAATGAAGGATATATTGGTGAAGGCATGTGAACAAATCACGAGTAGGATGAACAAGAGTCCCACAAATTTGGATGACAGAAGATGTTACACCTGTAATGAAGTTGGACATATTTCCCGTAATTGCCCATTGAGAAACCAGTCTCATAATTGTAATATGGATGGTCAAAGGTTAGAAGGACGAGGAAATTCCATGAATGACAGCAATGGTACCGAGGGAGAAATGACTTTAGTCATTCCAGGGACTTTCCTTATGGACAACATGCATATGGTGGAACCTTTGGCACACATAACTTCACTGGAGAGAAAACTGCTGCTACTGGTTGGATTCCTACAAGACAGAACAATTTTGTTGGTTAAAAGACTTTTAATGGAAATTTATGAGGCTCTTGAACTGTTAAAATAA